ctatctatctcacatcccctcgtgggatggttagcactaatctgaacgtagatatctaTTATACATATAGCTACAATACTgagctcctgaaactaaactaaactgacattcgggttctgataacatataatataagaTATAATAGCAGTCTCGTGCcgttcattttcataaatacggcctcgcgctgaaatcatataTACGGCcccgtgccgaaaacataaatacgatctcatactgaaaacataaatacggccttgcgccgaaatcatacatacgaCCTTGTACCGAAGACATAAATAtgacctcgtgccgaaaacataaatatgacctcgtgccgaaatcatttcaggtatatacatattgaaaataaatcaattatcatatatatatatatatatatatatatatatatatatattcaaaatcatCGTAACATAacacatcttttcataatacctgaaaacatgttttgctcgtaaaatcttccatatcatattacatttcacgtaaagtaatattcacgTCACACAtgtgctgtataaaatcatacttctaattctaaaatcataattttctagacatcttatacatatatacacgtttcaacataatagcagtatttttttcAAACATGctttaattccataatattcaaatatcgtacatattttcaggaaatcaatttgctcatacataataataatttatgtGAAAAATAACTGcgttagtttattcccttacctggctattgagaaagctCTTAAAACTTTGGTTTcacacctgtaggatttcctaatcaataccttgaaatttaaaactcacagtactaaatttcagtatttttacgtgtacatcatttcctataactaccgtaaagtcaaatttggcttaaaaagtcttacctcaacccagggatgatttccaacttactttcaccagcGATCCActctgacagatttggagagaaattccttaggagcgtcgtggtgacttcggattgtcgatccggtgtaaaactgATCCAAAATTTATGAGAAagagagggccgaaggggagagagagagagagagagagagagagagaggagagagttagcttaagAGTGAagttaaaaatttggatttttgtatttatagaactggattcgtcaacgagccacgtcattcatcaatgaatccttcattaattttgttgacaaaattcagtcatcgtcgacgaaattcagttagttcaaaatgcctctcggtatttcttcgttgatgaaattcagtcctcgtcgatgaattctcttaaaccctcgtcgatgaatcccttatattcatcgacaaagccctgatgatcccccctctattattccttccaaagtgcgatgtcgttgacgaatacgaagcattcatcgacgaagttgacttcctccttctattgctggtttcatttcccttcctcttcattatctaaattccatttttattcgggttgtcacacctTTAATTAGTGCAATTTTCAAGAACATGttatctcctacaccaaattccAGCGCTCGTCGACAGGTGACTGCGTAGCTTTTCCATTAACTCTaagctgttttaattctttcttggatAAGTTAGATTTTCTCATAAGTCCATTGTACTATCTCCAGACCCAAAATCTGTCTTTCCCGcacttcatcctagtataatggtgtaacgccccgaacccttaaacttggGTCCAGTGTGTTATAGCTCCCCACCTGCTGTCATAGTCTGTGGGTCCCACTGTTGATGTGGCAGTTGACGTGGCGGCTGACTCAGCACTTATGCGGTGTTGGCAAGACACCACTGACTAACCGGATACGgcctcaaaatttaatttcgagCCACTCGACAGAACTATGATTTTGGTGAAAAACTCCAATTTGACCTTTCTGCTTGAAAatgggctctaataccacttgttaggacttTGTGAGCTATCAAAAAAATTGAGACACcagaaatttatgtggttcggtcaaaattgacctacgtccacggagcacaccacaattcacttaaACCGCCGAAAAAGAAAATACAATCTCCCaggcctctcttctctcttcctcacactctcttcttcctctttgtTTTTCTCTATACATACAATCTCTcaacagctcctctatttatagatAGCTGGTAATCAATCACAATAAATCAAATTTAAGGAATTAcattcatttaaaataaatgactGCGGATTACAGCTTGCAAACGCGTCTCCAGCTTACAGCTCACGCGTCTCCAACTCAGCTCACGCGTCTCCTGGCTCCagcataacaataataatattgcTATTTGATGGGTGGGGACACTAAATCGAGGATTAGACTTTCTTGTTCGTGGATCAAGAACTTGTGCGATTCCCCAAAAGTGTCCATGGTTAAGAAGGCCTTTTTTGACTATTTTGTTGCTAGTTTATCTAAAATGTATGAACACATTCTTTTTAAATTGGTGCATAGGAAGTGTAGAATCGAAGACAATAGGTGCATTAATCTCTGCCTTAGTATCATCTATTACTGCTTTGAGGTCAAGATTTGTAGGTAGCTAAACACCTTTGTACTCTTGGCCATTATGTTTATTGCAAAAATAGGGTCAACAAAAATAAGAGGGGACAAATGAAATCAAAGGGCGTAGTTCCTAACATAGACCTAGATGAAAAATAACTTATTGAAGGCATGAAGAACAAGGATTTGAGCTTAATTACAAAAGTGATTAGTGGTGCCAGGAAATATGTTTGAATTGAGCAATGAGGGTTATGAAGTAACcaaaagaattaaaattcaaGAAAATGTAAAAACAAATTGTAGGAAAGACGTAGCAAAAGGAAGAGTCGAATATAAAGCTTTTAAAGCTCTCAAGTGCAATGATGATTGGTATGAATTGTGAGGTATGAGCTTAGATAGCTATTAAAACTTGTTCAAAATTGGGGAATGACGATGGTCATGCATTATCCCCAGGGAGACACAGGTGACATAATGGCATGATTTTAAGATGGCCTGTGTAAGGAACTCAATATGTCCACATGCGTGCATGCAAGCATTTTCATGATGTGGATAATTGAAGTGAACAACcttcatattttgtatttaaatttatcaattttggtttttttttttcggggTGGGGGGATGTTTCCACCAAGAATCGCACTTTGATGATGTAGCAACATTCCAACACTAGCATGCTCTAATTAAAGGAGGAGTTGGGCGATTCAAGGAAGGGTTGCTACCATGCACCATTGTCGAATCCCTGCTACAAGGTTGAGTAGTTGTTCAACCCAGAAGTGCTTAAGATGAAAGGAGTAATCATTAACCAACCATCGTTAGATGTCCTTTATCAACATAAGTTGCAAAATTCATAAGATGCAACCATTTTAGATGTTTATTGAGATAAAGGAGAATTCTTATTATTAGTGGGCCAAGAATTAGGATAAAAGCTTCGTAAAGCTTATACTCTGAGAATTATGCATATGTTctaaaaatttttgtttctttaTGCAATATATTTGAACTCAAGTTTATTGTTGCCATACCTCTCGATGGATAGGGTGACTTAgatgcatggtcttaaatttctacgaaattgtcaaaatttccatcaaaatttttgatttccatcaccctcgaaattgaaatggcagtcgatttccatcttgcataatttcagtcgaaatttcaacgaatcatccgaaatttatcgaaatctcaaaattttagcaaaacttgtcaaaAATTTAACTATACGAAGAAATTTCGTCAGTATTCAAaagagaaatttaggagtgaagtgaaatttctaacttaatttattttatcgaaacaaaaaattattacaagtgtttttgaaattatatgaaaaaaataaacttacaataaacattttatttaatcattcatgtataaataatatttaaatgatttatgaatttcacttgtattaactaaatatgtttaatgtacattatcatacaaatatgtttgatacacgtACTATTTtataacttttccacctcatacaaaacatagatgtatttaatttgtaatatattagtcttaaaacttatattattatattttttaaccatttctaaagtttcacaaagaatttcatgttttattactaatttccgttattttttcaagttgaaatcgaaattgacatctaaatcaaaatttccatcaaaatttctgtacttttggagtttcgaaatttgagtcgaaatcgaaatttaagaccttgcttagATGATGTAAAAGCTGGTGCTTTTGTCAAATTTATTATATCAACCACACAAGTTATCTTTATTCACCTTGCTTCAAGATTTGTTATAGCTTTCCactaatttctttcttttttgttttgtttctttctctGGAATCTCCTTTACTTTGTATCTTTAATTTGCAAGGCACTAATATGATTGCTTATTtgctccttattttttttttttttatttccatcCCCTTTTATATTCTTCTCTAATCTCCAAGGGCTACAACTTAGACTCAGTTCTGATTCAATTCTTAAGTTTTTCTTCATGTAAGTTACCAATTTAAAAGAATTCTTATGATAATAGGTAGTAGCAAATgatcatatatttatttattatttgataGACAACATATATCTACGATTAATTGTTACAGATTCATGAGAACTTGATCAACCAACCATGCATTAATAATACACTATTCCTAGCTTGGACCTTGGTCTTTATTTAATCTTGGAAATTAGTTGACCTCCATGCCGTCAATCTATTTCCTTACACTAGGAATAAGATGTAAAGGTTGTTCCCTTCGCAATACTGTAGTGAACTTCTCACTCATGTCCAGTTTGGCTGCATCCATGTTTCCTAGAAGATGCCAATCGAACGAGTGCACCAACGTTGCAACAAATAAAGGAATTTTCCTTGCAGCTAGGGGCAGGCCTGGGCAGATTCTCCTTCCTGCACTAAAAGGTAAGAATTCAAAATCATTTCCTTTGTAATCCagacttgaatttaaaaatctcTCTGGCTTGAAGCTCAAGGGATCCTTCCAATGCTTGGGATCTCGCCTATCGCCCACACATTCACAAGCACCTGAGAGTCCTTGGGCACATTATAACCCATGACTTCGCAGGTTTCCAAGGCTTGGCGAGGGACGAGTAAGGGTACAATAGGGTGCAATCTCATTGTCTCTTTGATACAAGCTTGCAGATAGGGCAGGTTTGGTAAATGAGAATCCCTCACAATGTCCCCACCAATCTCGTTTGTGAGCTCTTTGCGAAGCTTTTGCATGGATTCTTGATTTTTTATTAGCTCTGCCATTGCCCACACAGTTGTCTCACTAGTAGTTTCACTTCCACCAATAAACAATTCCTGTATGTCAAAGAATATGTTTATTTGTTAGCAACCACTCAATCTATTGAGCTAATATAAATTTGTTTCACTTTCAAACACTTTATGACCAAGTTAGACAACTAGGAGTTAAAATCAACCATGCATATTGACACACAAATAGTAAATTATACCCCAATATTTTTGCTGATATATGCCTTTTATGAATCAACAATATAACAATCATACTTTAATCCAATCAAACTATGATTGgattaaatatttaaattgttATATTGTGGCAAAAAATGTGCATCAAGCCTAGCACAAGTACAACTAACATGCATACACATATGCATGTAGACATGTATATGCACACCCTTGCATATGTAGGAGCATgtacacaaacacaaacacagaCAGAGAGAGTACCATGAAAAATTGATTGATCTGATCGTTGTTGAATCTGGTATGAAGCAAAGAGTCCAAAAAATCTTTTGGTCTTGAATCTTTAGTCTGTTCTCTTCTTTCTGTAATAATGTCATCCCAAATTGAAAACACTCTCCTAAAGGCCTCGTGGGTCTTCTTTCGTATGCCTTGAACATCCCATTGACCTACGATGGGATAAAAATCTGATATATTTGGCGACGAAATCAACTCTAGAATTCTTGTTATGAGTTCTTTCATCTCACCACCCATGCCCCTCCCCTGTAAATCTACCAAATCCCGTGAGAACATAACATTGCCTAAAACATTGAAAGCAGTAGCAAACACTATTTCCCCAACATTCACTGCTTTCCCTCCATTTTTACCCAAAAACTCCACCATCTCCATCACCTTCTTCTCCCTCAACTTGATTTGAGAATCTAATGCTTTAGGAGAGAACAACTCAGTGCGACAAATTGTCCTTAAGAGCTTCCATTGTTTAGTGCATTCGCTTGCAAATCCAAGTGACAAGTGATTGAGTTCTGGGCTTTTAACTGGAACTGCATTCACAATGTATCGACCTGATAATACACGATCATGGGTCTTCAAAATTTCCATTGCCGTAGTTGGAGATGATCTGACAATGAGGAGTTGGCCAGTAAGGCGTAATGACATGAGTGGACCGTGCACTTTGGCTAAGTTACTCAATGCAACGTGAGACATATTTCCAATTTGGTGGATGTTTCCTATGACAGGACATGGGCGTGGCCCCGGTGGAAGTAAGTATGAACTACTTTTCAGTAGGGAGTTCTTCAAAATCACAAAGAGAATGGGTATGCTTAGGAGGAGGAGGGTTGGAAAGAATGAGATCTCTTCTGATAAAATGTTTAGAAGACCCATATTTTCACTCGTATGCTAGGTTATGGCTTATTAGTGTATTGCACCAATTTGGTGACCCAAATTTATAGATTGGGGGCAAAGGCTTTGGGACATCCTCGCTGCAGCATATGTGCAAGTAAGCTTGACAAGTCATGGGGTGTGCAGTTTGGTCTTATTAATCTACTATTAAGCTGTGGAATATGGAGCAGATTCGGCATACTATCACTTGATAACGATGGAATGGATTTTGTGTGATTCTGTGGTATATCAAGTTTGAATGAGTACTGAGATGTCATAATTAAGTTGAGAATAATGGCTCAATTATGCAGCTGCGAAAATCTGCTTTAGCTTGAGATGATTAGAGGCTTTAATGGATGTCGTCTACCTACTTCTCCACTGGCGTTCCAAACTGGAGGCTGGAATGGTCAGTAGTGACGAGCTGTTGAGGACTTGCCTTGCCCACATGGGAAAGTTGGAATGGAAATTTTGCCTTAATTCCTTTCCTTTTCCAGTTTTAGTAAGTTTGGAGCAaaaattttgtttggaaaaaggaaaagaaagaaaaataagaaagggatttttttttttcattatattttatctCTCTATCAAATatcatttaaaatgaaaaaaatgttaaactatgactaaaaatcaagaaaaatcaaatattaaagtGACCTTTtcttttgtaaaaaaattatacctggtaaaatctctgataatccataagTCAACATATATGCAGTGAAAAACATGAACAAAATATCCATACAACATAATCTCATAATACCATAATtccgtaataccagagtttacaaACCCTATCTAAATTTCACAATATATATCCAatacctgcatttccataaatacacaaatctccaaaacatttcagtatccgtttctcaaaagacttaaaacataacacatgaaacataaaatatttacatcccaaaatattttcaaaaattataccttttttttttttctcaaaagtgCTATAACAGTTCgagttctctaagctcgatctcgtggaggtcttgaaaaagataaattcgtattc
The Malania oleifera isolate guangnan ecotype guangnan chromosome 13, ASM2987363v1, whole genome shotgun sequence DNA segment above includes these coding regions:
- the LOC131145432 gene encoding probable (S)-N-methylcoclaurine 3'-hydroxylase isozyme 2, coding for MGLLNILSEEISFFPTLLLLSIPILFVILKNSLLKSSSYLLPPGPRPCPVIGNIHQIGNMSHVALSNLAKVHGPLMSLRLTGQLLIVRSSPTTAMEILKTHDRVLSGRYIVNAVPVKSPELNHLSLGFASECTKQWKLLRTICRTELFSPKALDSQIKLREKKVMEMVEFLGKNGGKAVNVGEIVFATAFNVLGNVMFSRDLVDLQGRGMGGEMKELITRILELISSPNISDFYPIVGQWDVQGIRKKTHEAFRRVFSIWDDIITERREQTKDSRPKDFLDSLLHTRFNNDQINQFFMELFIGGSETTSETTVWAMAELIKNQESMQKLRKELTNEIGGDIVRDSHLPNLPYLQACIKETMRLHPIVPLLVPRQALETCEVMGYNVPKDSQVLVNVWAIGEIPSIGRIP